The following coding sequences are from one Brienomyrus brachyistius isolate T26 chromosome 2, BBRACH_0.4, whole genome shotgun sequence window:
- the si:dkey-245n4.2 gene encoding uncharacterized protein si:dkey-245n4.2 isoform X1 produces MERTWRHLFLTVFVFRETLGFGIRNEHLGKCLQLQVSRSRGVTLEECSPGSALQEWHWDHETLALRSLQTGECLSTPEVPGHVSIHLKNCGTNSEEREGQVWSCSKKGHLTLQGSRLHLSAQHDKVFLTKERGKGSKWRTMSNRTICSEHRWNGHDIAQKILPFEISSSTSSINTFLQQNSVEDGLAFPNPTKMDLDHISHSSRNSGSEDSSKAFLSQEYGLTWKVTMLILSSLALVLGVIILLLNIHYNRKRKILCVLRSVTPNEMGAQQGSPVPNERAPLTQHPMRPGHSSSLQRGEILIEWKDGSITPLFENSSYMTD; encoded by the exons ATGGAGAGGACGTGGCGACATCTTTTTCTGACCGTTTTCGTTTTCCGCG AGACGCTGGGATTTGGCATCAGAAATGAACACCTGGGGAAGTGTTTGCAGCTGCAAGTTTCTAGGTCCAGGGGAGTGACACTCGAAGAATGTAGTCCTGGTTCAGCCCTTCAGGAATGGCATTGGGACCATGAAACTCTGGCATTGCGCAGTCTGCAGACAGGAGAGTGCCTCAGCACCCCAGAAGTACCGGGGCACGTGAGCATCCACTTGAAGAATTGTGGAACAAACAGTGAGGAGAGGGAAGGACAAGTCTGGAGCTGCTCCAAAAAGGGTCACCTCACTCTTCAAGGGAGCCGGTTGCACCTCAGCGCACAGCATGACAAAGTCTTCCTCACCAAGGAGCGTGGCAAAGGAAGCAAGTGGAGGACAATGAGCAACCGTACTATCTGCAGTGAACACAGATGGAATGGACATGATATAGCACAGAAAATTCTTCCTTTCGAGATCTCATCTTCAACTAGCAGCATTAATACTTTCCTGCAGCAGA ACTCAGTAGAAGATGGACTGGCTTTCCCAAACCCCACTAAGATGGACTTGGACCACATCAGTCATTCTTCCAGAAACTCAGGATCTGAAGATTCTTCAAAGGCCTTCCTTAGTCAGGAGTATG GGCTGACCTGGAAAGTGACCATGCTGATCCTCAGCTCACTGGCTTTGGTTCTCGGGGTGATTATTCTTCTTCTGAACATCCATTACAACAG GAAGAGGAAGATACTTTGCGTACTCAGGTCAGTCACTCCGAATGAGATGGGTGCTCAGCAAGGATCCCCAGTGCCCAATGAGAGGGCGCCCCTCACCCAGCACCCCATGCGACCTGGACACTCCTCTTCCCTACAGCGGGGTGAGATCCTCATTGAGTGGAAGGACGGGAGCATCACTCCTCTTTTTGAAAACAGTAGTTACATGACTGACTGA
- the si:dkey-245n4.2 gene encoding uncharacterized protein si:dkey-245n4.2 isoform X2, with protein MSNRTICSEHRWNGHDIAQKILPFEISSSTSSINTFLQQNSVEDGLAFPNPTKMDLDHISHSSRNSGSEDSSKAFLSQEYGLTWKVTMLILSSLALVLGVIILLLNIHYNRKRKILCVLRSVTPNEMGAQQGSPVPNERAPLTQHPMRPGHSSSLQRGEILIEWKDGSITPLFENSSYMTD; from the exons ATGAGCAACCGTACTATCTGCAGTGAACACAGATGGAATGGACATGATATAGCACAGAAAATTCTTCCTTTCGAGATCTCATCTTCAACTAGCAGCATTAATACTTTCCTGCAGCAGA ACTCAGTAGAAGATGGACTGGCTTTCCCAAACCCCACTAAGATGGACTTGGACCACATCAGTCATTCTTCCAGAAACTCAGGATCTGAAGATTCTTCAAAGGCCTTCCTTAGTCAGGAGTATG GGCTGACCTGGAAAGTGACCATGCTGATCCTCAGCTCACTGGCTTTGGTTCTCGGGGTGATTATTCTTCTTCTGAACATCCATTACAACAG GAAGAGGAAGATACTTTGCGTACTCAGGTCAGTCACTCCGAATGAGATGGGTGCTCAGCAAGGATCCCCAGTGCCCAATGAGAGGGCGCCCCTCACCCAGCACCCCATGCGACCTGGACACTCCTCTTCCCTACAGCGGGGTGAGATCCTCATTGAGTGGAAGGACGGGAGCATCACTCCTCTTTTTGAAAACAGTAGTTACATGACTGACTGA
- the LOC125714059 gene encoding aquaporin-3-like — translation MGRQKFLLDKLSRSFFIRNLLVRQALAECLGTLILVMFGCGAVAQVVLSGGSHGMFLTVNFAFGFGATLGILVCGQVSGGHLNPAVTFSLCLLGREKWRKFPVYFAFQTLGAFLGAAIIFGLYFDAIWNLNKAELVVVGENATAGIFATYPSNHLTVVNGLFDQLIGTAALVVCVLAIVDPYNNPIPRGLEAFTVGFVVLVIGLSMGFNSGYAVNPARDLGPRIFTSIAGWGSEVYSAGKFWFLVPVFVPFLGAFFGTVVYQFMVGFHVEQESKRKEEDENLKLTNMASNA, via the exons ATGGGAAGGCAGAAGTTCCTTCTGGACAAATTGTCACGGTCCTTCTTCATCCGCAACCTGCTGGTACGGCAGGCGCTTGCTGAGTGCCTGGGGACCCTTATCCTGGTG ATGTTTGGCTGCGGAGCAGTAGCCCAGGTGGTGCTGAGCGGCGGATCCCACGGCATGTTTCTAACTGTCAATTTtgcctttggctttggtgccacCTTGGGAATCCTGGTTTGTGGGCAGGTATCAG GAGGTCACCTGAACCCCGCAGTCACCTTTAGTTTATGTCTACTTGGGAGGGAAAAATGGAGGAAGTTTCCCGTATATTTTGCCTTTCAGACTCTTGGTGCCTTCTTAGGAGCTGCCATCATTTTTGGCCTCTACTTTG ATGCCATCTGGAATTTGAACAAAGCGGAGCTCGTTGTCGTGGGAGAAAATGCCACAGCTGGGATCTTTGCCACATACCCCTCAAATCACCTTACGGTCGTTAATGGGCTGTTTGACCAG CTGATTGGCACAGCCGCCCtggttgtgtgtgtgctggCTATTGTGGACCCATATAACAACCCCATCCCTCGAGGACTGGAggctttcacagtggggttcGTGGTGTTGGTCATCGGCCTTTCCATGGGCTTCAACTCTGGATATGCTGTCAACCCTGCCAGAGATCTTGGCCCTCGTATCTTCACTTCTATCGCAGGCTGGGGATCTGAAGTCTACTC GGCTGGCAAATTCTGGTTCCTTGTCCCAGTTTTTGTTCCCTTCCTGGGGGCATTTTTTGGGACTGTGGTGTACCAGTTCATGGTTGGATTCCATGTGGAGCAGGAATCGAAGCGGAAGGAGGAGGATGAGAACCTCAAACTGACCAACATGGCCTCCAatgcctaa